From the Ictalurus furcatus strain D&B chromosome 19, Billie_1.0, whole genome shotgun sequence genome, one window contains:
- the LOC128623293 gene encoding protein NLRC3-like codes for MEDQKLSVMELLHVCFSETKETEMFSLEKVLFIFDGLDECRFPLDFQNTVRVCDVTEPVSVHVLLINLIKGNLLPSALIWITSRPAAADQIPSECVHRVTEVRGFNDPQKEEYFRKRISDQSLANNIITHLKSLRSLYIMCHIPVFCWISATVLERMLDEEKSGEIPKTLTQMYTHFLIIQTNVIGEKFSKKQENDEMLLKLGKLAFQQLKKGNLIFCEEELRECGIDVREAAVYSRVCVRRSSERSLGFTRVKCTALYI; via the coding sequence ATGGAGGACCAGAAACTGAGTGTGATGGAGctccttcatgtctgttttagtgaaacaaaagaaacagaaatgttcagtttggaaaaggttctgttcatttttgacgGATTGGACGAGTGTCGTTTTCCTCTAGATTTCCAGaacacagtgagagtgtgtgatgtaactgaaCCAGTATCagtgcatgtgctgctgataaacctgatcaaagggaatctgcttccctctgctctcatctggatcacctcccgaccagcagcagctgatcaaatcccctccgagtgtgtccatcgagtcacagaggtacgagggttcaatgacccacagaaggaggagtacttcaggaagagaatcagtgatcagagcctggccaataacatcatcacacacctgaagtcattaagaagtctctacatcatgtgccacatcccagtcttctgctggatttcagccaccgttctagagagaatgttggatGAAGAAAagagtggagagatccccaagactctgactcaaatgtacacacacttcctcatcatTCAGACAAACGTCATAGGAGAAAAGTTCTCAAAGAAGCAAGAGAATGATGAAATGCTCCTTAAactgggaaaactggcttttcagcagctgaagaaaggaaacctgatcttctgTGAGGAAGagctgagagagtgtggcattgatgtgagagaagcagcagtgtactcacgtgtgtgtgtgcgcagatcttcagagaggagtttgggcttcaccagagtaaagtgtACTGCTTTGTACATCTGA
- the LOC128623304 gene encoding deleted in malignant brain tumors 1 protein-like, whose amino-acid sequence MKDAAVVCGELRCGEAVDVRYLAEFGEGSGEIWIYDLYCRGSESTLNNCSSQGKHKCAHTVDAGVICSGHRMSRLTAGPHQCSGRVEVFHGGSWFTVCDADFDQQDAEVVCRELGCGIPVEMLRSAAFGQGEGQVWTEELQCRGNESEITFCPTSSSLKHSTCSHYNDVGLICSGEVS is encoded by the exons ATGAAAGATGCTGCAGTGGTGTGTGGAGAGCTGCGCTGTGGGGAGGCTGTAGATGTGCGGTATTTGGCTGAGTTTGGAGAAGGTTCAGGAGAAATCTGGATATATGATTTGTACTGTAGAGGATCCGAGTCGACTCTGAACAATTGTAGCTCACAAGGGAAACATAAATGTGCTCATACTGTTGATGCTGGGGTCATCTGCTCAG gtcaCAGAATGTCGAGACTCACTGCTGGTCCTCACCAGTGCTCTGGGAGAGTGGAGGTGTTTCATGGAGGTTCCTGGTTCACAGTGTGTGATGCTGACTTTGACCAGCAGGATGCAGAGGTTGTGTGTCGAGAGCTGGGCTGTGGGATTCCTGTGGAGATGCTGAGATCAGCTGCTTTTGGCCAAGGGGAGGGTCAGGTGTGGACAGAGGAGCTTCAGTGTAGAGGAAATGAATCTGAGATTACCTTCTGTCCAACATCATCTTCACTCAAACACTCAACCTGCTCCCATTACAACGATGTGGGATTAATATGTTCTGGTGAAGTATCATGA